In Streptomyces sp. P9-A4, the genomic window GCGATCCTCTTCCTGATCTCCTTCTTCGTGCAGTTCGTGGACCCGTCGTACGCCTACCCGGCCCTCTCCTTCCTGGTCCTCGGCACCCTGCTGGAGATCGGCAGCTTCCTCTACCTGACGATGCTGATATTCGGCGGTACCCGCCTCGCCTCCGCGTTCCGCCGCCGCAGGCGCCTCTCCGCCGGAGCGACCTCCGCCGCCGGCGCCCTCTTCCTCGGCTTCGCCGCGAAGCTCTCCCTCAGCAGCGCCTGACGGCTTCTCCGGCCGGTCCGCTTGACCCTCACACCGTGTGAGGCCGTTCCGTAGGAGTCGTCATGTTCACCATCGGAGACTTCGCCCGGCACGGGCGGGTGTCGGTCCGGATGCTGCGTCACTACGACGCCGTCGGACTGCTGCGCCCGGCCCGGGTCGACCCGCACACCGGCTACCGCTTCTACACGGCGGACCAGCTCGCCAGGCTCAACCGCGTCATCGCGCTCAAGGACCTCGGCTTCACCCTCGAACAGGTGGGGGCCATCCTCGACGAGAGGATCGACGCGGACGAGCTGCGGGGCATGCTGCGTCTGCGCCGGGCCGAGCTGGAAGCGGCCCTGGAAGCGGCGCGGGCACGGCTCGCCCAGGTCGGCGCGCGGCTCCGAGCCATCGAGAGTGAGGGACGCATGTCCACGCAGGACGTCGTCGTGAAGAAGGTTCCCGCCGTCCGGGTCGCCGAGCTGAGCGCGGTCGCCGCGAGCTTCGGCCCG contains:
- a CDS encoding MerR family transcriptional regulator, with translation MFTIGDFARHGRVSVRMLRHYDAVGLLRPARVDPHTGYRFYTADQLARLNRVIALKDLGFTLEQVGAILDERIDADELRGMLRLRRAELEAALEAARARLAQVGARLRAIESEGRMSTQDVVVKKVPAVRVAELSAVAASFGPEDITPVIGPLYEELCGRLESAGVTGFGPAVAYYEDAGKGDGSVRVHAATTVPEGTAAEGVEVHVLPGIEEAATIVHRGSMDGILPTVQTLAAWIDTNGYRSAGYARELYLECPEDPAGWVAEIQEPIVRD